Below is a genomic region from Actinomadura sp. NAK00032.
CGGGATGCTCGGCGACCTCGCCCAGGCGGGGCAGCTCGGCGGCGCCGAGCACGCCACCCGCGTCGCGCTGCTGACCGGGTCGCTGGGCGCGAAGGCGCGCAAGGAGGCGCTGCTGGACGCGGCGTCCGGCGCCGCCGGGATCGTCGTCGGCACCCACGCGCTGCTGCAGGAGAGCGTCCAGTTCGCCGACCTCGGCCTCGTCGTGGTCGACGAGCAGCACCGCTTCGGCGTCGAGCAGCGGGACGCGCTGCGCGAGAAGGTCGACGGCGGGCGCCCGCACGTCCTGGTGATGACGGCGACGCCGATCCCGCGCACGGTCGCGATGACCGTGTTCGGCGACCTGGAGACCTCGGTCCTCGGGCAGCTCCCGGCGGGCAGGTCGCAGATCCAGACCCATGTGGTGCCGCCCGAGAAGCCCGCCTTCTTCGCACGTATCTGGGAGCGCATCAAGGAGGAGGCGGAGAAGGGCCGGCAGGTCTACATCGTCTGCCCGCGCATCGGCGAGCAGGAGGGCGACGAGGGCGACGCCGTCGCCGCCGAGGAGGGGGAGCGCAGGTCGCCGCTCGGCATCATGGAGGTGCTGCCGAAGCTGGAGGAGCTGCTCGCCGGGCTGCGCATCGGCGTCCTGCACGGCAAGCTGCACCCCGACGAGAAGGACGCGGTGATGCGCCGGTTCACCGAGCGGGAGCTGGACGTCCTGCTCGCCACCACCGTCATCGAGGTCGGCGTGGACGTCCCCAACGCCACCGTCATGGTCATCATGGACGCCGACCGGTTCGGCGTGTCCCAGCTCCACCAGCTGCGCGGCCGGGTCGGGCGCGGCTCGCTGCACGGCTTGTGCCTGCTGGTCACCGAGGCGGAGCCCGGCAGCAAGGCCCGCGAGCGGCTCGACGCCGTCGCGTCCACCACCGACGGGTTCGAGCTGTCGCGGCTCGACTTGGAGCAGCGCCGCGAGGGCGACGTGCTGGGCGCCGCGCAGGCGGGCCGCGCGTCCAGCCTGCGGCTGCTGACCCTGCAGCGCGACGAGGACGTGATCCGCGACGCCCGCGAGGAGGCGACGGCGCTCGTCGGCGCCGATCCCGCCCTCGCCGGCCATCCGGGCCTCGCCACCGTCCTGTCCTCCCTCCTCGACGAGGACCGCGCCGACTTCCTGGAGAAGACCTAGGCCGTCGCGGGCCGTCCACGCCGCCGCTCACTCCGGACACACGGTTGATCACAGAGGTCTAACGTGAGTGGATGGTGAGGGGCCATCGGGGGCTCGCCAGGGTAGGGGTCCCGGTGGCGGCCCGTACGCGACGGAGGAGCTCCCCATGACGTCCGTTGGCCCTATGGCGCCCGGCGACCCCGCGCGGCTCGGGCGGTACGAGCTGGTCGGACGGCTCGGTGAGGGCGGGCAGAGCGTCGTCTACCTCGGCCGCCGCGAGGACGGGACGCAGGCCGCGGTGAAGCTGCTGCGCGACCGGTTCAGCCGCAGCCCCGAATGGCGCGCCCGGTTCGAGCGCGAGATGCGGATGATCGGGCGGGTCGCCGGGTTCTGCACGGCGCAGGTCGTCGAGGCCGACATCTCCGGCGACCTGCCCTACGTGGTGAGCGAGTACGTGCCGGGGCCGTCGCTCAGCGGGCTCGTCCACGAGCGCGGGCCGCGCACCGGCACCGACCTCGACCGGCTGGCCATCGGCACCGTGACCGCGCTGGCGGCGATCCACCGGGCGGGGATCCTGCACCGCGACTTCAAGCCGTCCAACGTGCTGATGGGGCCGGACGGCCCGCGCGTCATCGACTTCGGCATCGCGCGGATCGCCGGCGCCCCGGCGGCGAAGGGCAGCGGCGTCGTCGGGACGCCGTCCTACATGGCGCCCGAGCAGGTCACCGACGCCGAACTCGGCACCGGCGTCGACATGTTCACCTGGGCGGCGACGATGCTGTTCGCCGCGACGGGGCGGCACCCGTTCGGCAACGACACGATCTCCGCGGTGTTCCACCGGATCCTGAACTACGAGCCGGACCTGTCGGCGCTGCCGGAGTCGCTGCGCGGCGCCGTCGCGTCCTGCCTGGCGAAGGACCCGGCGCTGCGCCCGGAGGCCCAGACGGTGCTGCTGGACCTGCTCGGCGGGCAGGCCGTGCCGGAGGACGAGGGCCCGCTCAGCACCGGCGCCCACTTCGCCGGGGACGCGCGGGTGCTGCCGCTGCCGACCCCCGCGCGGCCGGGCGGAACCGACCCGGGCGGGACGCCTCCGCCGCGGACCGTCCCGCCGCGGCGCCGCAGGCGCGGGCTGGGAGTAGCCGCCGCCGTGGCGGCGGTGGTCGCGCTCGCGGCGGGCGGGACGGCGTGGGCGCTGATGGCGGGCGGCTCCGGCGAAGCGCCCGCGCAGGCGGAGACCGGCTCCGCGGCCCCGCCCGCCGCCGCGGCCGAGGCGGTCGCGCCCGCGACCCGGGCGATCGAGACCGTGCTCAGCTTCGACCACGCCCGGTTCGACCAGAACGTGGCGGCCGCGCACCGGACCGCCACGGCCCGGTACGGCGCCGACTACGACCGGCAGCTCGCGACGCGCGACTACCGCGCGGAGCTGACCGAGAAGAAGGGCTCGGTCACCGCGGAGGTGGCCGACGCCGCCGTCGTGTCCGCGGCGCCCGGCAGGGTCACCGTCCTGTCGTACGTCCGGCGGACGGTGCGCGCCCAGAACGCCGACCCCTCCCGCCTCCAGGACCCGATGCGCGCGACCATGGTCAAGCAGGGGGGCGGGTGGCTGCTCGACAGCCTGTACTCGCTGAAGGCGGGCTCGCCCCGCGCCGACATGTCCGGCGCGACCTGGCCGGGCGTGCGGGCGCGCGGGGCGGTCGACGCGGTCTCCCGCGACCCGGCCGTCGCGCGCGGGACCGCGCTGGAGGTCGGGCTGCGCGCGGGAGCGGCGGAGCAGCAGGTCACGGCGCTGGTGCTGGTCGGCGCGTGCAAGGGCGGCTGCACCGACGGCGACGCGGTCGAGGTCCGCCGCCTCCTGCTCGAACGGGCGGGCGGCGGCTGGAAGGTCGCCAAGTCCGAGACGCTCTGAGACGGCGGAGCCTCTGAGACGGCCGAAGGGCGCCCCCTGCGAGGGGACGCCCTTCGGCGGGACGGCTCAGGACTCGCGTGCGTGGCGCCTGCGGGTCGCGGCCACCGCGGCACTGCCCGCGCCGATGGCGGCGAGGCCGAGCGCCACCAGCGGCAGCGCGTCGGTGCCGGTGAAGGGCAGCCCCTGGGGCGGGGTGAACTCGGCGGCGGTCGCGCCGGGGCCCAGGCCGGTGCCGGACGGCAGCTCGGGCGGCACCGGGGACGACGGCAGCGACGGCGGCTCCGGGGACGAACCGGGCGGCGCCGGCTCGCCGGGAGGCGACGGCGGCGACGGCGGCACGGGCGGGGTCGGCGGCGTGGGCGGGACCGGCGGGGTCGGGGGAGTCGGCGGCGTGGGCGCCTCGCAGCCCCCGCCGACGCAGGCGCCGGCCGACAGGTGCGCCGAGACGGGGGTGCCGCCGGCCGGGGCCACCGAGGCGCCCAGGTCGGCCTGGGCGCTGAGGAGCCGCCCGCCCGCGGACGCGGTGGCGCCCGCCGCGAGGGAGAGCCCGGCGCTCCCGGCGGGCGACGCCGCCCGGCCGTCCAGCCGCGCGCCCGCCTTGGCCGTCGCGTCGCTCAGCGACACGCTCGCGCCGGCCCGCAGCCGGACGCCCGCGCCGGTGTCGGGCGTGCCGATACCCGCGCCGACGTCGAGGCCGGCGCTCGCGGTCCGGGTGCGCTCGTCGTAGTCCAGCGTGGCGCCGACGCGGAGGTCGAGCAGCGGCTTCGCCTTCGCCTTGCTCGACGCCTTCTTCGAAGGCGCTTTTCGGGTTTTCGCCTTCTTGGGCGTTATCAGCCTTTCCGTCTTCTTAGTCGGCGCCTTTCGCGTCGTCACCGTTTTCGGACGCGCCGATTTCGGTTGAGCCGATTCCGGGTGGGCCGTTGTCCGAGGGGCCGTTGTCCGAGGGGTCGTCGCGTGAGGGGTCGTGAGGTCGGCGAGGGGCGTGGAGGTCTCGGCGTGCGAGACGCCGCTCATGGCGGCGAAGCCGAGGACCGCGGCCCCGGCCGTCACCGCCAGTCTCCTACCGTGAGGCACAGGTGCTCCTGAGGGATGGGTTGCACAACCTGCGAGCACGCTTGCACGTGACGTAGTCGATGTGAACATCGTCCGCGCCATTTGGGTAGAGGTTCACAAGAGGCCCCCGCGCGCGTTGTGCATCATTTCGCCGACCGCCGGCCGGGCCGGGCCGGCCGCCGATGCGCGATCAGCGGAGAAGGCCCCCGATACTGGAAGGGTGAGCAGGGTCATCGCGGGCAGCGCGGGCGGGCGGCGGCTGGCCGTCCCGCCGGGACGGGACACCAGGCCGACCAGCGACCGCGCCCGGGAGGGCCTGTTCTCCACCGTCCTCGCCCTCCTCGGCCCGCTGGACGGGCTGCGCGTCGCCGACCTGTACGCCGGGTCCGGCGCGGTCGGGTTCGAGGCGCTGTCCCGGGGCGCGGCGCACGCGCTGCTCGTCGAGTCGCACCCGCGTGCGATGCGGGTGATCAAGCAGAACGCGGACGCGCTCGGGCTGCCCGGCGCCGCCCCCTGCGCCGAGAAGGTGGAGCGGCTCGTCCGGCGCGCGCCCGGCGAGCCCTACGACCTGATCTTCGCCGACCCGCCGTACGCGCTCGCGGACGCGTCCGTCACCGGCCTCCTGGAGGACCTGCGCGACCACGGCTGGGCCGCGCCGGACGCCCTGGTCGTCGTCGAACGGGCGTCCCGCGGGCCCGCGCTGGCCTGGCCCGACGGGTACGAGGCGGAGCGCGAGAGACGTTACGGTGAGGCGATTTTCTGGTACGGCCGCGCCAACGGCCGTTGACGGGAGGGAGATCGGGTAAAGGCATGCCCATGAAGCCCGGTATCGACCGCGCGGTGGGACGCACCTGGGTCGTCGCGCTGGTCATGGCCGTCGCCCTGATGGCGAACATCACGTACGTGCAGGGCTTCCAGGCGCAGGACCTGCGGGACGACTCGCTCAACGCCCGCCAGTTCGAGGACCGCTTCAAGATCGACCGCGGCCCCATCGTGGCGGACGGCCAGCGGCTCGCCTGGTCGGAGAAGACCGATGACGACCGCTACCAGCGCCACTACAAGGACGGCAAGGTGTTCGCGCCGGTCACCGGCTACTTCTCCGTGTTCTCCCAGACCGGCCTGGAGAGTGCCGCGAACCACTTCCTGGACGGCACCGACGACCGCCTGGCCACCACCAACTTCGTCGACAAGCTCGTCGGCAACCACGTCCCCGGCGGGACGGTCGAGGCGACCATCGACGTCAAGGCGCAGCGCACCGCCTACGCCGCGCTCGCGTCCAGCGGCGCCCGCCGCGCCGCGGCCGTGGTCCTCGACGCGGAGACGGGCGCGATCCGGGTGCTGGCGTCCACGCCGACCTACGACCCCGATGACGTGTCGACGCTCGATCGGAAGAAGGCCGTGAAGGCGTTCGAGCGGCTCAACCGCGAGAAGCTGAAGCCGCTGCTCGACAAGGCCACCCGGGAGGTGTTCCCGCCCGGCTCCACGTTCAAGACCGTCGTCGCCGCGGCCGCGCTGAAGGCCGGTGCCACCGCCGGGTCGCAGGTCAAGGCCGGCCGCAGCTACAAGCCGCCGGGCGCCGGGCAGGCGATCAACAACGACGCGGGCGACATCGGCGGGTCCTGCGACCTGAGCCGGATCCCGCTGGCCGAGGCGTACGCGCAGTCCTGCAACACCACGTTCGCGTTCATGGGCGCGGAGGAGCCCGGCAACGACGCCGTCCACGACGCGGCCGCCGCGTTCGGGTTCGGCGACCCGGTCGAGTACGCCGACGGCCTGCGCGGCGCCGCCAGCGCGTTCCCGACGACCGACCAGCCCTCGCTCAGCGCGCTCGGCTCCATCGGGCAGGGCAGCACGGTCGCCAGCCCGCTGCAGATGGCGATGGTCGCCGCCGGCGTCCTCAACGACGGGGAGGTCATGCGGCCGCACCTCGTCGACAAGCTGCGCGCCCCGAACGGCCGGACGGTCGACACGGTCTCGCCGAAGCGGATGTCGCGGGCGCTGACGTCCGGGCAGGCGAAGCAGATGCGGGACATGATGAAGGCCGTCGTCGACCGGGGCACGGGCAAGACGCTGAAGGGGACGTCCATCGTCGGCGGCAAGACCGGCACCGCCGACGTCGAGGGCGCCGCCTACAACGACCGCTGGTTCATCGGGTTCGGTCCGGGGGACGACCCGAAGTACGCGGTCGCGGTGATGACCGAGGCGCCCGGCTACGGCATCGAGTCGGGCCCGATCGCGGCCAGGATCCTCAAGGCCCTGGGCGACTGACCGGCCCACCGGACGGCCCCCGGCGGGCCCCCGCGCGGGCGGCCGAACCGGCCGGGCGAGCCCGGGTGAAACCGGGCCGAATGCGATTTGGTACGTTCACGCCGCAGGTCAGAAACCGGGACCGAAGGGGTTCGCGTCGTGCGCCGTGTCGTCTGTCCGGGATCGTTCGACCCCGTCACCAACGGGCATCTCGACATCATCAGCCGCGCCTCCCGTCTGTATGACGAGGTGGTCGTCGCGGTGCTGATCAACAAGAACAAGAAGAGCCTGTTCACCGTGGACGAGCGCGCCGACATGATCGCCGAGGTCACCGCGGAGTACGGCAACGTCAAGGTGGACAAGTTCTACGGACTCACCGTCGACTACTGCAAGGAGCAGGACATCCCGGTCATCGTCCGGGGGCTGCGGGCCGTCAGCGACTACGAGTACGAGCTGCAGATGGCCCAGATGAACCACCGGATCGCCGGCGTGGAGACGCTCTTCATGGCGACGAACCCGGAGTACGCCTTCCTGTCCTCCAGCCTGATGAAAGAGGTCGTGAAGTTCGGCGGGGACATCTCCGGACTCGTCCCCGACAGCGTCCACGCCCGCCTCGTGGACCGCCTCCGGCAGCAGACCTGACGGCCCTCCCCGCCCCGTGAGCGGCGGGCGGTCGGGTCGCGAGTTGGGTCACCGCCCCGGGTTCGGTACCCTGGGACATCGGCCATCAACGGCGGCCGCCGTTCACCATGCCTCACGAAAGCAGGGACTCCGCTGACACGCCTCGACCCCAACGCCCCTCTGGTGCTCGACACCCGAGCTCTGAGCCGGCAGCCGGGATCGTCGCGCGAGGAGCACCTGACCGTGCCGGCACCGGAGAACTTCGGCGTCGAGATGGTGGGCGTCCCCGAGGGCGCCGCGATCGGGCTGGACCTCCGGCTCGAAGCGGTCCTGGAGGGGGTGCTCGTCACCGGCACGGCGACGGTCCCCCTGGAGGGGGAGTGCTCCCGCTGCCTCGACCCGATCGCCTCGACCTTCGAGGCGGACTTCCAGGAGCTCTTCGTCTACGACGACACCCGCTCGGGCGGGAACGCCGCCGACGACGAGCTCCGCCTCGAGGGCGACCTCATCGACCTCGAACCGGTCCTGCGGGACGCGGTGGTGCTCGCGCTGCCGCTGTCCCCGCTGTGCCGGGACGACTGCCCGGGCCTGTGCCCGGACTGCGGTGCGCGGCTCGCGGACGTCGAGCCGGGGCACCACCACGACGTCGCCGACCCCCGGTGGGCGGCGCTGCAGGACCTCGCCGGCGACATGGCGCCGGCGGACCCCGACCGGGGGAACGGGAGCTCCGGCACCCGTGGTTCATTCGACCGACGAGAAGGAAAGCAGGAGGGCTGACGTGGCCGTCCCGAAGCGGAAGAAGTCGCGCAGCAACACGCGGCACCGGCGTTCGCAGTGGAAGACCGCGGCGCCGAACCTGGTCGAGTGCCCGACGTGCCGCGACCACAAGCTGCCGCACACCGCGTGCGCGACATGCGGAACCTACGACCGGCGGCAGGTCATCACCCCGTCGGCCTGAGTCTTCTCGCATCCTGGGGGGCGGATCCGCGCGCGGCGCGGCCCGCCCCCCACGGTGCGGGACGGACACCACCCGACCACCCCGGCGCGCGACGTCGGCGTGGTGACCGGTGCGGGAACCGCGCCCGGAGCCGTGGTGCACGCCGGGATCAGCCGACCGGCGCGCACCTCGTCTTCGCGGACATCCTCCCCGCCGCGCGTCCTCGCCGTCCCGGCCGTTCCGGCCGGCGCGCCGCATCAGCGACCGCGCCATGCGCGGTGCACGGCCTGCGAGGAGGGCCCGTGAGCGCCAAGAGGAGCGCACCCACGCCGGACCGCGCGGAACTGACCGCCGCGCTCGGCGTCGAAGTGACCGGCGAACTGCTCGAACGTGCCCTGACGCACCGTTCGTACGCCTACGAGAACGGCGGCCTGCCGACCAACGAGCGCCTGGAGTTCCTCGGCGACTCGGTGCTGGGGCTCGTCGTCACCGACACCCTGTTCCGCGGCCACCCCGACCTGCCCGAGGGGCAACTGGCCAAGCTCCGCGCCGCCGTGGTCAACATGCGCGCGCTCGCGGGCGTCGCGCGCGGCCTCGGGGTCGGCGCCCACATCCGGCTCGGCCGCGGCGAGGAGGGCACCGGCGGCCGCGACAAGGCCTCGATCCTCGCCGACACCCTGGAGGCGCTGATCGGCGCCGTCTACCTGGACCGCGGCCTCGACGAGGCGTCCGCCCTCGTCCACCGGCTCTTCGACGGGCTGATCGCCCGGTCCGCCGGGCTCGGCGCCGGGCTGGACTGGAAGACCTCGCTGCAGGAGCTCACCGCCGTGGAGGAGCTCGGCGTCCCCGAGTACCACGTCGCCGAGAGCGGCCCCGACCACCAGAAGACCTTCCGCGCGTCCGTGCGGGTCGGCGGGAAGACCTACGGCTCGGGGGAGGGCCGCAGCAAGAAGGAGGCCGAGCAGCACGCCGCCGAGGCCGCCTGGAACGAGATCCGCGCGCTCGTCGTGGAGCGCGACGCCGGCGAGCAGGCCGGCGAGCAGGCCGGCGAGGCGGCGCAGGCCGGTGCCTGAGCTGCCCGAGGTCGAGGTCGTCCGGCGCGGCCTCGAGCAGTGGACGACCGGCCGGTCCATCGCGTCCGCGGAGGTCCTGCACCCCCGCTCGGTGCGCCGCCACGAGGCGGGCCCCGCCGACTTCGCCGCCCGCCTCGCCGGCCGCGCGACGCGGCCGCCCCGCCGCCGCGGCAAGTACCTGTGGATCCCGCTCGACGGCGACTCCGAGGCGGTGCTGTGCCACCTCGGCATGAGCGGGCAGCTGCTCGTCGGCGACCCCGGGCGCGAGCGCGAGAAGCACCTGCGCGTCCGGGTCTGCTTCGACGACGGCGGTCACGACCTGCGCTTCGTCGACCAGCGGACCTTCGGGCACCTGATGCTCACCGACCTCGTCCCGGACGCCTTCGGCGCGGGTTCGCTCGTCCCCGAGCCGATCGTGCACATCGCCGCCGACCCGCTGGAGGACGCCTTCGACCCCGAGGCGTTCTTCCGCGCGCTGCGCCGCCGCAGGACCGGGATCAAGCGGGCCCTGCTCGACCAGTCGCTGATCAGCGGCGTGGGCAACATCTACGCCGACGAGGCGCTGTGGCGGGCCAGGCTGCACTGGGCGCGCCCCACCGAGACGATGACCCGCGCGGAGGCCACGCGCCTCCTGGAGGCCGCACAGGAGGTCATGGGCGCCGCCCTCGCGGTGGGCGGCACGTCCTTCGACAGCCTGTACGTCAACGTGAACGGCGAGAGCGGCTACTTCGAACGCTCCCTGGACGCCTACGGCCGCCGCGACGAGCCCTGCCGCCGCTGCGGGGCGCCCATCCGCCGCGACGAGTTCATGAACCGCTCGTCCTACAGCTGCCCGGTGTGCCAGCCGCGCCCCCGGCGGGCGCACTACTAGGGTTCTCGCGTGACGGACGACGAGGAGAACGTGCGGCTCACGGCCTGGGTGCGCGGCCGCGTCCAGGGCGTCGGGTTCCGCTGGTGGGTGCGGTCGCGGGCGCTGGAACTCGGCCTGACCGGCAGCGCCGCGAACCTGGGCGACGGCCGCGTCGAGGTCGTGGCCGAGGGCCCGCGCGGCAAGTGCCGCGCCCTGCTCGACCTGCTGGAAGGCGACGGCACCGCCGGCCGTCCGGGCAGGGTCACCGGCGTCACCGAGCGCTGGAGCGCCCCGCGCGGCGAGGCCGCCGGCTTCGTGGAGCGGTGACGGGTGGGGAGTTCCGGTTTGTACCTGCTAAACTAGTAGAGGAAGGTTGTTACCGGCCTGTGATGTGCGGCTTGACCAGGACACCGGCCGGTGCGACTCTAGACGATACGCGCACCGACTTCAGCTGATTCTCGTGCGCGATCCCTGCTGGTTACTCAGCGTGGAGGACCCTTAGTCATGGCGAAGGCTCTACTCGGCCACGTCGGCGGTCCCGACCCCCGGATGGTCGCGGAGATGCGGCGCCTGCAGCAGCGCGTACGTGACCTGGAGGCCGAGCTCGTACGGCTCCAGGCGGAGAACGACGCGCTTGCGACGGCGACGGACGACGATGTGATGTCGCTCGCGGTTAAGGACCGCGAACCCGCGCTGACCTAGTCTCGGCGCTCCATCCTCAAAACACAGGGACGCCGACCTTCGGCGTCCCTAAGGTGTTTATTTGCGTGTTGATGGCTTCGCCCTCGGCGGTCGGGCCTGGCGGCCCTTCCTTCAACGGGCAAAGCGGCGATCGCTGTGTTGATGGCTTCGCCCTCGGCGGTCGGGCCTGGCGGCCCTTCCTTCAACGGGCAAAGCGGCGATCGCTGCATCGCTTCGGCTCGCCTGGCGGCTCGCTGCGCGATCAGGTTCTCGCTTCGCTCGAACCCGGCTTCGCACGCGATCGCAACGCTGAGGCCCCCGCAGGCTCAGCTTACGGACGAGACAGTGCAGGTCTCCGCCGGTACAGGCGTCCCTCTGGTGTGGGTTTCGTCGGCTGCGGTCGCTTGTGGCGGGCCGCCGTCTGATTGCCATCGTGCAGGAGCGGCGTCGTGAGGTCCATCGCGCGATCGCATGACTTGCCCGCCGGGCGGTGTCCGCGGGTGCATCCTGGGATCGGCGTCGCGCCCGGGGTGCGGGGTCAAAAAGTGGCAAAGGTTTCCGGGGTTCGGGGCGGCCGGAACCGGGGGGTTGTGTGTTGATCTCTGGGAGCGTGGCATCGGACGGGGGCCGCGCGTGACGGCGGGGTCGTCGGGCGGGTACGCGATAGCCTCTAGCGTTGCGATGCCGCCTGCGGCGCGAGGGAGGGACGGCGCTTGTACCTGAAGACCTTGACGTTGCGCGGCTTCAAGTCCTTCGCGTCCTCCACCACGCTCAAGTTCGAGCCGGGGATCACGGCCGTCGTGGGGCCGAACGGGTCGGGCAAGTCCAACGTCGTGGACGCGCTGGCCTGGGTGATGGGCGAGCAGGGCGCCAAGTCGCTGCGCGGCGGCAAGATGGAGGACGTCATCTTCGCCGGGACGGCGAACCGGGCGCCGCTCGGGCGCGCCGAGGTCGTGCTGACGATCGACAACGCCGACGGGGCGCTGCCGATCGACTACACCGAGGTGACGATCAGCCGGCTGATGTTCCGGTCGGGGTCCAGCGAGTACGCGATCAACGGCGACTCGTGCCGGCTGCTCGACATCCAGGAGCTGCTGTCGGACTCCGGCATCGGGCGCGAGATGCACGTCATCATCGGGCAGGGGCAGCTCGACCGCGTCCTGCACTCGGGCCCGGAGGGGCGCCGGGCGGTGATCGAGGAGGCGGCCGGCGTCCTCAAGCACCGCAAGCGCAAGGAGAAGGCGCTGCGGAAGCTCGACGCGATGCAGGGCAACCTGACCCGCGTCCAGGACCTCACCGGTGAGCTGCGCCGCCAGCTGAAGCCGCTCGGCAAGCAGGCCGAGATCGCGCGGCGCGCGGCGGTGATCCAGGCCGACCTGCGGGACGCGCGGCTGCGGCTGCTGGCCGACGACCTCGTCTCGCTGCGGACGAGGCTGGAGCAGGAGGCCGCCGACGAGGCCGCGATCCGGGAGCGCCGCACCGAGACGGAGCGGGCGCTGGGCGAGGCGCAGCGGCGCGAGGCCGTCCTGGAGGCGGAGGAGGCCGAGCAGGCGCCGAGGCTCGCGCAGGTCCAGGACACCTGGTTCCAGCTGTCGGCGCTGAAGGAGCGGCTGCGGGGCGTCGCCGACCTCGCCGCCGAGCGGCACCGCAACGCCGCGGAGGCGCGCGAGGAGGAGCGGCGGGGCCGCGACCCCGAGGACATGGAGCGCGAGGCCGCCGAGATCCGCGAGCAGGAGGAGATGCTCCGCGCCGCGCTGGACGAGGCCCAGGACGGTCTCGCCGACGCCGTGGAGCAGCGGACGGGCGTCGAGGAGGCCCTCGCGGCCGAGGAGCGCCGCCTCCAGGCCGCCGCGCGCGCCGCCGCCGACCGCCGCGAGGAGCTGGCCCGGCTGCGCGGCCGGGTCGAGGCGCTGCGCAGCAAGGCGCAGGCCGGCCGGTCGGAGATCGGACGGCTCGCCGACGCCCGCGAGGAGGCCGAGCAGCGCGCCGACGACGCCCGCGTGGAGTTCGAGGCGTTCGAGGCCGAGGTCGTCGAGGACCCCGCGCTCGCCGCCGAGCACGAGGCCGCGCAGGAGGCGCTCGCGACCGCGAAGGACGCCGCCGAGGCCGCGCG
It encodes:
- the recG gene encoding ATP-dependent DNA helicase RecG, whose amino-acid sequence is MANLDEPLRKVLGDKTAKALEKGLDLHTVGDLLHHYPRRYAHRGELTQLSGLEDGEHVTVMAEVVKVQGRALSRSPGYVLEITVTDGTGQLKLSFFGRKGSYRAEKDLSPGTRGLFAGKISTYRPRSGNVVRQLAHPQYKVVHERSAEQAAQEWADEIIPIYPSTKALPIETIGTSVETVLTHLDLPADPVPEALLKRRGLIGLREAYEGIHRPKSWDELGRAKKRLKWDEAFVVQIALAQRRLAAAALPAKPRPPAFGGIQAEFDARLPFELTKGQREVGDEIAADLSKEHPMHRLLQGDVGAGKTIVALRAMLQAVDGGGQAALLAPTEVLAQQHYRSITGMLGDLAQAGQLGGAEHATRVALLTGSLGAKARKEALLDAASGAAGIVVGTHALLQESVQFADLGLVVVDEQHRFGVEQRDALREKVDGGRPHVLVMTATPIPRTVAMTVFGDLETSVLGQLPAGRSQIQTHVVPPEKPAFFARIWERIKEEAEKGRQVYIVCPRIGEQEGDEGDAVAAEEGERRSPLGIMEVLPKLEELLAGLRIGVLHGKLHPDEKDAVMRRFTERELDVLLATTVIEVGVDVPNATVMVIMDADRFGVSQLHQLRGRVGRGSLHGLCLLVTEAEPGSKARERLDAVASTTDGFELSRLDLEQRREGDVLGAAQAGRASSLRLLTLQRDEDVIRDAREEATALVGADPALAGHPGLATVLSSLLDEDRADFLEKT
- a CDS encoding serine/threonine-protein kinase, giving the protein MTSVGPMAPGDPARLGRYELVGRLGEGGQSVVYLGRREDGTQAAVKLLRDRFSRSPEWRARFEREMRMIGRVAGFCTAQVVEADISGDLPYVVSEYVPGPSLSGLVHERGPRTGTDLDRLAIGTVTALAAIHRAGILHRDFKPSNVLMGPDGPRVIDFGIARIAGAPAAKGSGVVGTPSYMAPEQVTDAELGTGVDMFTWAATMLFAATGRHPFGNDTISAVFHRILNYEPDLSALPESLRGAVASCLAKDPALRPEAQTVLLDLLGGQAVPEDEGPLSTGAHFAGDARVLPLPTPARPGGTDPGGTPPPRTVPPRRRRRGLGVAAAVAAVVALAAGGTAWALMAGGSGEAPAQAETGSAAPPAAAAEAVAPATRAIETVLSFDHARFDQNVAAAHRTATARYGADYDRQLATRDYRAELTEKKGSVTAEVADAAVVSAAPGRVTVLSYVRRTVRAQNADPSRLQDPMRATMVKQGGGWLLDSLYSLKAGSPRADMSGATWPGVRARGAVDAVSRDPAVARGTALEVGLRAGAAEQQVTALVLVGACKGGCTDGDAVEVRRLLLERAGGGWKVAKSETL
- the rsmD gene encoding 16S rRNA (guanine(966)-N(2))-methyltransferase RsmD, with the translated sequence MSRVIAGSAGGRRLAVPPGRDTRPTSDRAREGLFSTVLALLGPLDGLRVADLYAGSGAVGFEALSRGAAHALLVESHPRAMRVIKQNADALGLPGAAPCAEKVERLVRRAPGEPYDLIFADPPYALADASVTGLLEDLRDHGWAAPDALVVVERASRGPALAWPDGYEAERERRYGEAIFWYGRANGR
- a CDS encoding penicillin-binding transpeptidase domain-containing protein, with the translated sequence MKPGIDRAVGRTWVVALVMAVALMANITYVQGFQAQDLRDDSLNARQFEDRFKIDRGPIVADGQRLAWSEKTDDDRYQRHYKDGKVFAPVTGYFSVFSQTGLESAANHFLDGTDDRLATTNFVDKLVGNHVPGGTVEATIDVKAQRTAYAALASSGARRAAAVVLDAETGAIRVLASTPTYDPDDVSTLDRKKAVKAFERLNREKLKPLLDKATREVFPPGSTFKTVVAAAALKAGATAGSQVKAGRSYKPPGAGQAINNDAGDIGGSCDLSRIPLAEAYAQSCNTTFAFMGAEEPGNDAVHDAAAAFGFGDPVEYADGLRGAASAFPTTDQPSLSALGSIGQGSTVASPLQMAMVAAGVLNDGEVMRPHLVDKLRAPNGRTVDTVSPKRMSRALTSGQAKQMRDMMKAVVDRGTGKTLKGTSIVGGKTGTADVEGAAYNDRWFIGFGPGDDPKYAVAVMTEAPGYGIESGPIAARILKALGD
- the coaD gene encoding pantetheine-phosphate adenylyltransferase — protein: MRRVVCPGSFDPVTNGHLDIISRASRLYDEVVVAVLINKNKKSLFTVDERADMIAEVTAEYGNVKVDKFYGLTVDYCKEQDIPVIVRGLRAVSDYEYELQMAQMNHRIAGVETLFMATNPEYAFLSSSLMKEVVKFGGDISGLVPDSVHARLVDRLRQQT
- a CDS encoding DUF177 domain-containing protein, which gives rise to MLDTRALSRQPGSSREEHLTVPAPENFGVEMVGVPEGAAIGLDLRLEAVLEGVLVTGTATVPLEGECSRCLDPIASTFEADFQELFVYDDTRSGGNAADDELRLEGDLIDLEPVLRDAVVLALPLSPLCRDDCPGLCPDCGARLADVEPGHHHDVADPRWAALQDLAGDMAPADPDRGNGSSGTRGSFDRREGKQEG
- the rpmF gene encoding 50S ribosomal protein L32, whose protein sequence is MAVPKRKKSRSNTRHRRSQWKTAAPNLVECPTCRDHKLPHTACATCGTYDRRQVITPSA
- the rnc gene encoding ribonuclease III, coding for MSAKRSAPTPDRAELTAALGVEVTGELLERALTHRSYAYENGGLPTNERLEFLGDSVLGLVVTDTLFRGHPDLPEGQLAKLRAAVVNMRALAGVARGLGVGAHIRLGRGEEGTGGRDKASILADTLEALIGAVYLDRGLDEASALVHRLFDGLIARSAGLGAGLDWKTSLQELTAVEELGVPEYHVAESGPDHQKTFRASVRVGGKTYGSGEGRSKKEAEQHAAEAAWNEIRALVVERDAGEQAGEQAGEAAQAGA